In Vigna angularis cultivar LongXiaoDou No.4 chromosome 8, ASM1680809v1, whole genome shotgun sequence, the DNA window caaaaagaaaacgcAAATCTTATCCCAAGATTGTCTTGTCTTGTTTGAGTTGATAACTGTTATCATCTTTTGTAAACCATAACATTGCCTTCATAGATATTACCATTACCGTTTCCCCGGAACCTTCCACCATTGGAGACCCCTCTTGAATTTCTCAGGGTGGCAGGTAGCAGTGGCATGGAAACACTGTCACTGTCTTCACTGTCAGACTGCCAAAACATTTTACCCTTACGTTTATGATCGCAATGAGGGCACATGGTAGGCTTCCAAATCCCAGTTCTCTTGACTTCATCAAACATGTAAAGTAATGAAGAGACAGGATGCTGCTCAAGGCCTTCCCCTGTTATCTGAaattttccatttgatattcgAAACTTTGCCACCACGGAAAGGCCAATATCCGTTCCAGTAGATCTGTAAAAAGGTGTTCCGCTACTTTTAACAATGTAGTGCATCACGGTCACCACCTCAGCCTCTTGCTCCTTTTTGTTTCTCTTTGACTCGACAGCAAGAAGACCCCATCTGCCTCCACTCCCATACAAGTCAACTTGTGTTTCCTTTACAGCCCCCCATGCATCAAAACTAGTGTTTCTCTTTGTCCATAAGATGGAGTCTGTCTCAGTACTCCAGCTGGTAGGGTATATCCTAATATAATTGGAATCAATGATTTCCATATCAATCGTCACATTAGTTGTCCCAGATAAGGAGTCCGAGAGGACATATGATACCAACACGAAATCAATATACCTTATTAATTGTA includes these proteins:
- the LOC108345167 gene encoding uncharacterized protein LOC108345167; its protein translation is MGNSLGVVVDNYIGSVPYPCHLQLGPSTSIDLSRNLPEPPENDLFMENETWSVTYRVEKKRCRVQLIRIYPTSWSTETDSILWTKRNTSFDAWGAVKETQVDLYGSGGRWGLLAVESKRNKKEQEAEVVTVMHYIVKSSGTPFYRSTGTDIGLSVVAKFRISNGKFQITGEGLEQHPVSSLLYMFDEVKRTGIWKPTMCPHCDHKRKGKMFWQSDSEDSDSVSMPLLPATLRNSRGVSNGGRFRGNGNGNIYEGNVMVYKR